From the Salinimicrobium tongyeongense genome, one window contains:
- a CDS encoding dodecin family protein — MAVMKVLEIMANSEKSWEEAVKNAVKTASKSVKNIRSVYVKDQNANVEGDTITDYRVIVKITFEVEA, encoded by the coding sequence ATGGCGGTAATGAAAGTACTGGAAATTATGGCCAACTCTGAAAAGAGTTGGGAAGAAGCCGTAAAAAATGCAGTAAAGACTGCATCAAAATCTGTGAAAAATATACGGTCTGTTTACGTAAAAGATCAAAATGCCAATGTTGAAGGGGATACTATTACAGACTACCGGGTGATTGTTAAGATCACCTTTGAAGTAGAAGCCTGA
- a CDS encoding mechanosensitive ion channel family protein: protein MEEITNLKAISKEYLEKFIAFLPDLVGALLWLFIGWWLIKIVIGYLKKFFQKSNHDPALVKFLLNLANGILLVLLIISVVGMLGIETTSFIAILGAAGLAIGLALQGSLSNFAGGVLILLLKPFRLGDWIEVNGISGSVKDISMFYTKLNTFGNQLAIIPNGELSNENIINYSAEDKRRDAITIGISYDSNIKLAKDVLMNLLKEQEDILEDPAPAVVVTELADSSVNLSVRFWAKNDVFWDRHWYTIEEAKTRLEAAGISIPFPQRDIHFFNHSKEEQSS from the coding sequence ATGGAGGAAATTACCAATCTAAAGGCCATATCTAAAGAATATCTTGAAAAGTTCATTGCTTTTTTGCCCGATCTTGTGGGTGCCTTACTCTGGCTGTTCATTGGCTGGTGGCTCATCAAGATCGTTATAGGTTATCTTAAGAAGTTTTTTCAGAAAAGCAACCACGACCCGGCACTGGTAAAATTTCTCCTCAACCTTGCCAACGGCATTCTGCTAGTGCTTTTGATCATTAGCGTAGTAGGAATGCTGGGTATAGAAACCACTTCATTTATTGCCATTTTAGGGGCCGCAGGTCTTGCTATAGGCCTTGCATTACAGGGCTCACTGTCAAATTTTGCCGGCGGGGTGCTAATATTGCTGCTAAAGCCTTTTAGGCTGGGAGACTGGATTGAAGTAAACGGTATCTCGGGAAGTGTAAAGGATATTTCGATGTTCTATACCAAACTCAATACCTTTGGCAACCAACTGGCCATTATTCCCAATGGGGAACTTTCTAACGAGAATATCATTAACTATTCTGCCGAAGACAAAAGAAGGGATGCCATAACCATCGGTATTTCTTACGACAGCAACATAAAACTGGCCAAAGATGTGCTCATGAACCTGCTCAAAGAACAGGAAGATATTCTCGAAGATCCTGCACCTGCGGTAGTAGTGACCGAGCTTGCCGACAGTTCCGTAAATCTTTCCGTTAGGTTCTGGGCCAAAAATGATGTTTTTTGGGACCGCCACTGGTATACTATTGAAGAGGCCAAAACCCGACTTGAAGCTGCCGGTATCTCCATTCCGTTCCCGCAGCGAGACATTCATTTCTTCAACCACAGCAAGGAAGAGCAGAGTAGTTGA
- the tsaB gene encoding tRNA (adenosine(37)-N6)-threonylcarbamoyltransferase complex dimerization subunit type 1 TsaB yields the protein MILCIETATTNCSVALENNGKLLALKEDYSNNYSHAERLHLFIEEILRENEVEAKDLDAIAVSKGPGSYTGLRIGVSAAKGLCFALNVPLISIATLRSLALQVKQEKDGFIIPLLDARRMEVYTAGFTADYRKVFDTRAQILSEDSFSKYLENAAVTFIGSGVEKFSKICTHPNATFIEGKLPSAAEMTVLAAEKFQKQKFEDVAYFEPYYLKDFMAG from the coding sequence GTGATTCTATGTATTGAAACAGCTACCACAAATTGTTCGGTAGCGCTCGAAAATAACGGAAAGTTGCTGGCTTTAAAAGAAGACTACAGCAATAATTATTCGCACGCCGAAAGGCTACACCTTTTTATCGAGGAGATCTTGCGGGAGAACGAGGTGGAAGCCAAAGATCTCGATGCCATTGCGGTGAGCAAAGGTCCGGGTTCATACACAGGCCTTAGAATTGGTGTTTCGGCCGCCAAGGGCCTCTGCTTTGCGCTTAATGTGCCGTTGATCTCCATCGCCACGCTAAGGTCCCTGGCTTTACAGGTGAAACAGGAAAAAGACGGCTTCATTATTCCCCTTTTAGACGCCCGAAGGATGGAGGTCTACACCGCCGGGTTTACTGCCGATTACCGCAAAGTATTCGATACCCGGGCGCAGATCCTTTCCGAAGATTCTTTTTCAAAATATCTTGAAAATGCCGCAGTTACTTTTATTGGAAGCGGAGTGGAAAAGTTCAGCAAGATCTGTACCCATCCAAATGCCACTTTCATTGAAGGGAAATTACCCTCGGCGGCAGAAATGACAGTTCTCGCTGCAGAAAAATTTCAGAAGCAAAAATTTGAAGACGTGGCTTATTTTGAGCCGTACTACCTCAAAGATTTTATGGCCGGTTAG
- a CDS encoding efflux RND transporter periplasmic adaptor subunit: MKKKTIYIIVGVAVVLIVLLIVGKKAGWFGKSGNFKEVEVTEVQRYDVIEKVSATGKIQPEVEVKLSSEVSGEIIELPVVEGQQVEKGDLLVRVNPEIYQSNLERVRAGLQNVRSSLSQAEASLKEAESNYQRNQTLFEKGIISKAEWDRIVSAYEGAQANRQAAFYSVRSAEASVNEAVENLGRTNIYAPMSGTISSLDAELGERVVGTQQMAGTEILRVADLSDMEVEVDVNENDIVKVSIGDSTIVEVDAYLKQEFKGVVTEISNSANATATADQVTNFKVKVKIVKESYDHLLEGKPENFSPFRPGMTATVDIITNRRDDVIAVPISAVVVKADTSAGSRKPADANAALDELFETVYVKEGDEAKVRVVETGIQDDARIEIKEGLETGEMVITGPYNTVTKILKPGDKVEVKGEVKGEKE, from the coding sequence ATGAAGAAGAAAACTATTTATATTATTGTCGGGGTTGCCGTAGTTCTTATTGTTCTGCTCATCGTGGGTAAAAAAGCAGGATGGTTTGGCAAATCGGGGAATTTCAAGGAAGTTGAGGTTACAGAGGTACAGAGGTATGACGTTATTGAGAAGGTTTCAGCCACGGGAAAAATTCAGCCCGAGGTTGAGGTAAAACTTTCTTCGGAAGTTTCAGGAGAAATAATTGAACTTCCGGTAGTAGAAGGGCAGCAGGTAGAAAAAGGAGATCTTCTGGTGAGGGTAAATCCTGAAATATACCAGTCTAACCTTGAAAGGGTGCGGGCAGGACTTCAGAATGTAAGATCAAGTCTTTCGCAGGCCGAAGCATCATTAAAAGAAGCTGAATCAAATTACCAGAGAAACCAGACCCTGTTTGAAAAAGGAATTATTTCCAAAGCCGAATGGGACAGGATCGTTTCGGCTTATGAAGGCGCACAGGCCAACAGGCAGGCGGCTTTTTACAGTGTGCGCAGTGCCGAGGCCAGTGTGAATGAAGCCGTTGAAAATTTAGGGAGAACAAATATTTACGCTCCCATGAGTGGTACCATCTCTTCTCTTGATGCCGAACTTGGTGAAAGAGTGGTGGGGACACAGCAAATGGCAGGAACCGAGATCTTAAGAGTGGCCGATCTTAGCGATATGGAAGTGGAAGTTGATGTAAACGAGAACGACATTGTTAAAGTCTCTATTGGAGATTCTACCATAGTTGAGGTTGATGCCTACCTCAAGCAGGAGTTCAAAGGCGTGGTGACAGAAATTTCAAATTCGGCCAATGCAACAGCAACTGCCGACCAGGTGACCAATTTTAAGGTGAAAGTGAAGATTGTAAAGGAATCTTACGATCATCTTCTCGAAGGGAAACCAGAAAATTTCTCCCCATTTAGACCTGGGATGACGGCCACAGTTGATATCATTACCAATAGGAGGGATGATGTTATAGCGGTGCCCATTAGCGCAGTAGTGGTCAAAGCCGATACAAGTGCCGGAAGCCGAAAGCCTGCTGATGCAAATGCAGCTTTAGATGAGCTTTTTGAGACCGTGTATGTCAAAGAGGGCGATGAGGCCAAAGTACGGGTAGTAGAAACAGGAATACAGGATGATGCCAGGATAGAGATCAAAGAAGGTCTTGAAACCGGGGAAATGGTGATTACCGGGCCCTATAACACCGTTACTAAAATTCTGAAGCCCGGAGACAAGGTAGAAGTGAAAGGGGAAGTCAAAGGAGAAAAAGAATAA
- a CDS encoding TolC family protein: MKRFLLTAVFLSSSFLGFSQQKEWTLQECIEYALENNISVKQSQLDVELADIQITDAFGNFLPSVNGSASNSWNTGLTQNVTTGILQTQTTRNFSAGVTAGLTLFDGLRNFKQYQYAKMAKLASEYSLEQMKDDIALFVANAYLQVLFNKENLKVIQSQHEITLEQLERAEALVEAGSLPRGDLLEIKATSANEVQRMIVAENQIEISLIALAQTLLIKDYENFDIADRDYDVFGNEILDVPVSEVIESAEEERYEVKVAEMNTELAKKEVEISKGAYWPTLNAFFNYNTRESGAGRLISAGLDPDEPYRQIGFVQNTEEIVVAPNMVTELGNPLPFFEQLQLNDGISYGVQLNIPLFNGFSTRNQVKRSKVNVLRAEYQMEQTKLDLEADVYQAYTDARGALKAYEAALVAREAQQQAYEYATERYNVGMTNAFDFSQAKFNLENAESEVVRTKYDYIFKLKVLELYFGVPITDLKF; encoded by the coding sequence ATGAAAAGATTTTTATTAACTGCAGTTTTCCTTTCCTCTTCCTTTCTGGGTTTTTCCCAACAAAAGGAATGGACGCTCCAGGAATGTATAGAATACGCACTTGAGAATAACATAAGCGTGAAACAGTCTCAGCTTGATGTTGAGCTGGCCGATATTCAGATCACTGATGCCTTCGGAAATTTTCTGCCCTCAGTAAACGGGTCGGCTTCCAATTCATGGAACACGGGTCTTACCCAAAATGTCACCACCGGGATACTTCAGACGCAAACCACACGGAACTTTTCCGCAGGAGTAACTGCCGGATTAACCCTTTTTGACGGGCTGCGGAATTTTAAGCAGTATCAGTACGCTAAAATGGCAAAATTGGCGAGCGAATATTCGTTGGAGCAAATGAAAGACGATATTGCCCTGTTTGTTGCCAATGCTTACCTGCAGGTACTTTTTAATAAAGAAAACCTGAAGGTGATCCAGTCTCAGCACGAAATTACCCTTGAGCAGCTCGAAAGGGCAGAGGCCCTGGTAGAGGCCGGTTCTTTGCCGCGGGGCGACCTGCTTGAGATCAAAGCCACATCGGCCAATGAGGTACAGCGAATGATCGTGGCCGAAAACCAGATCGAGATATCTTTGATAGCTCTCGCTCAAACCCTGCTCATTAAAGATTACGAAAATTTTGATATCGCCGATCGGGATTATGATGTCTTTGGGAATGAGATCCTCGATGTGCCGGTATCCGAAGTTATTGAATCGGCAGAAGAAGAGCGCTACGAAGTAAAGGTAGCCGAAATGAATACCGAACTTGCAAAAAAAGAAGTGGAGATATCCAAAGGGGCTTACTGGCCAACCTTAAATGCCTTTTTTAATTATAACACCAGGGAGTCGGGTGCCGGAAGGCTTATTTCGGCAGGTCTTGACCCCGATGAGCCTTACCGCCAGATAGGTTTTGTTCAGAATACAGAAGAAATAGTGGTGGCGCCAAACATGGTCACCGAGCTAGGAAACCCGCTTCCGTTTTTTGAACAGCTGCAACTCAACGACGGGATCTCTTATGGGGTACAGCTCAATATACCTCTCTTTAACGGATTCTCTACCCGTAACCAGGTAAAAAGGAGCAAAGTAAACGTGCTAAGGGCCGAGTACCAGATGGAACAGACCAAACTCGACCTTGAGGCAGATGTTTACCAGGCTTATACCGATGCCCGAGGGGCTTTAAAAGCTTACGAAGCTGCACTGGTGGCCCGAGAAGCTCAGCAACAGGCATACGAATATGCTACAGAGCGCTATAATGTGGGGATGACCAATGCCTTTGACTTTAGCCAGGCGAAATTCAACCTTGAGAATGCCGAAAGTGAAGTAGTTAGAACCAAATACGATTATATTTTTAAATTAAAAGTGTTGGAGCTATATTTTGGAGTGCCCATCACAGACCTTAAATTCTAA
- a CDS encoding efflux RND transporter periplasmic adaptor subunit, protein MKRIVTILILVVIAVAFTGALYYLYAKNQEDPTVYETEQASEKTIVKKTVATGNIVPKEEVLIKPNISGIIEEIFIEAGDRIKAGDQIAKIRVIPNVSSLQNAKDAVQTAKINFDNEAKNFERQKSLFEKGVISTNEFDNAQVTYKRAEQNYKSAQQNYEIVRTGTTSGLGTAANTMIRSTVEGMVLDVPVKVGNQVIESNNFNDGTTIAVLADVNKMIFEGKVDESEVGKIKEDLPLEVTVGAIEDKTFNAVLDYIAPKGVEENGAIQFDIEGTLDKADTTFIRAGLSANASIILAKAENVLALREALIQFDPKTQQPFVEVATGDQQFERREVELGVSDGIFVEIKDGITANDKIKVWNQLKPVNPTAQVQ, encoded by the coding sequence ATGAAAAGAATTGTAACGATCCTGATCCTGGTGGTAATTGCAGTAGCTTTTACCGGAGCTCTATACTACCTGTATGCAAAAAATCAGGAAGATCCAACAGTTTATGAGACCGAACAGGCTTCAGAAAAAACCATTGTGAAGAAAACAGTGGCGACCGGGAATATTGTTCCTAAAGAAGAAGTTCTTATTAAGCCCAATATTTCAGGGATCATTGAAGAGATATTCATTGAGGCCGGCGATCGTATAAAGGCAGGAGACCAGATTGCAAAGATTAGGGTGATCCCTAATGTTTCTTCTTTGCAGAACGCCAAAGATGCAGTGCAAACAGCGAAGATCAATTTTGATAATGAAGCCAAAAACTTTGAGCGTCAAAAATCTCTTTTTGAAAAAGGAGTGATCTCGACCAACGAATTTGATAATGCCCAGGTTACTTACAAAAGGGCAGAACAGAATTACAAATCTGCGCAGCAGAACTACGAAATTGTGCGCACGGGAACCACCAGTGGCCTTGGAACTGCGGCCAACACCATGATTCGTTCTACAGTAGAAGGTATGGTGCTCGATGTTCCAGTAAAAGTAGGAAACCAGGTGATTGAAAGTAACAACTTTAATGACGGAACTACTATAGCTGTGCTTGCCGATGTGAATAAAATGATCTTTGAGGGAAAGGTAGATGAAAGTGAAGTTGGTAAGATAAAGGAAGACCTGCCGCTTGAGGTTACCGTGGGTGCCATTGAAGATAAGACTTTTAACGCGGTACTTGATTATATAGCGCCCAAAGGAGTGGAGGAAAACGGGGCCATTCAGTTTGATATTGAGGGCACCCTCGACAAAGCCGATACTACCTTTATAAGGGCCGGCTTAAGTGCAAATGCCTCCATTATTCTCGCAAAAGCCGAGAATGTCCTTGCCCTTAGGGAAGCCCTAATCCAGTTTGACCCTAAAACGCAGCAGCCTTTTGTTGAAGTTGCCACAGGAGATCAGCAGTTTGAGCGTAGGGAAGTTGAGCTGGGGGTAAGCGATGGCATTTTTGTAGAAATAAAAGATGGCATTACGGCAAACGACAAAATCAAGGTTTGGAACCAGCTAAAACCCGTGAACCCTACCGCACAGGTGCAATAG
- a CDS encoding ABC transporter permease codes for MFSRDNWDEILEALSANWFRTLLTAFGVLWGIFILVILLAAGKGLENGVKQGFGGMATNSMFMWTQVTSKPYKGLPKGRRYNFKIEDVAAIKREVPNMRFVSPRNQLGGFGGGNNVVRGLNTGAFNVYGDYPEIIQQEPMDITSGRFLNYSDINDKRKVAVIGEGVRTTLYEPGEEVLGTYLKISGVNFMVIGTYKKKGNNGNAEENQKQIYVPFTAFSQAFNMGNNVGWMAITAQDGASITNLKDDVIEVIKTRHSIHPEDDRAVGNFDLFEEYNKINGLFVALKGVAYFVGILVLLSGIIGISNIMLIVVKERTNEIGVRRALGATPWAIRGQILMESIFLTIISGMAGIVLATGVIALVNKALSGMDTSKMMFLNPSVNLGVVITALAILIISGLLAGLIPAQNAIRIKPVDALRTE; via the coding sequence ATGTTTAGTAGAGATAACTGGGACGAAATACTCGAAGCTCTAAGTGCTAACTGGTTCAGGACCCTGCTCACTGCCTTTGGGGTACTGTGGGGAATTTTTATTCTCGTTATCCTGCTAGCTGCAGGTAAAGGTTTGGAGAATGGAGTGAAACAGGGATTTGGGGGAATGGCTACCAATTCTATGTTCATGTGGACCCAGGTAACTTCAAAACCCTATAAGGGCCTGCCAAAAGGGAGAAGGTACAATTTTAAGATAGAAGATGTGGCCGCCATAAAACGGGAAGTGCCAAATATGAGGTTTGTTTCTCCCCGTAACCAGCTGGGGGGATTTGGCGGAGGTAATAACGTGGTAAGAGGCCTTAATACGGGAGCTTTTAATGTCTACGGAGATTATCCCGAGATCATTCAGCAGGAGCCAATGGATATCACTTCAGGCAGGTTCCTGAACTATTCGGACATCAACGACAAGCGGAAAGTTGCCGTGATAGGGGAAGGCGTGCGTACTACACTTTACGAGCCGGGGGAAGAAGTTCTGGGCACTTACTTAAAGATTAGCGGCGTCAATTTTATGGTGATTGGCACTTATAAAAAGAAAGGCAATAACGGGAATGCCGAAGAAAATCAAAAACAGATCTACGTTCCGTTCACAGCTTTTTCACAGGCTTTCAATATGGGCAACAACGTGGGCTGGATGGCCATCACGGCACAGGACGGGGCGTCTATTACCAACCTGAAGGATGATGTGATAGAGGTGATCAAAACCAGGCACTCCATACATCCCGAAGATGACAGGGCAGTAGGGAATTTTGACCTTTTTGAAGAGTATAACAAGATCAACGGCCTGTTTGTGGCTTTAAAGGGCGTGGCTTACTTCGTGGGAATCCTCGTGCTGCTGTCGGGGATCATTGGAATAAGCAACATCATGCTGATTGTTGTGAAGGAACGAACAAATGAAATTGGCGTAAGGCGGGCACTTGGTGCAACCCCATGGGCCATAAGAGGGCAGATCCTCATGGAGTCTATATTTCTTACCATTATTTCGGGCATGGCAGGAATAGTTCTCGCTACAGGGGTTATAGCTCTGGTGAACAAAGCTTTGAGCGGAATGGATACTTCAAAAATGATGTTTCTTAACCCGAGTGTAAACCTGGGGGTGGTCATAACCGCTCTGGCCATATTAATAATTTCGGGCTTGCTGGCCGGTTTGATTCCTGCGCAAAATGCAATCAGGATCAAACCCGTAGATGCCTTAAGAACAGAATAG
- a CDS encoding ABC transporter permease, translating into MFDLERWEEIFETIRKNKLRTFLTGLSVASGIFILVILLGLGEGMRKGISSEFERDAANILYIWTGTTSVEHKGLNPGRNIRLKNTDFQTPAQKYENELEYKSSVYRIWNGVVTYKKESGSYRVEGVLPDYQFLENSSMIQGRYINYSDHENYEKVVVIGNRVSNDLFKGKDPIGRYLEISGINFKVVGVFTDPGGEREENRVYVPLSTGQRVFNGQNYINNMAFTLEKEENFDAALAASNKFTSELEQFLKEQHSIAPEDDRAVIINNSLENMKRFYDLINMIKFFFWGVGICTIIAGIVGVSNIMLIIVKERTREIGVRKALGAEPLSIIGMVLHESIFVTAIAGLVGLIGSLALLEFVGPLIETNFIANPSVDFRVALTTVIILIVAGALAGFFPAYRAAKIKPIVALRDE; encoded by the coding sequence ATGTTTGATCTTGAGCGTTGGGAAGAAATCTTTGAAACCATACGCAAAAACAAATTGCGAACCTTTCTCACAGGGCTTTCGGTAGCCTCGGGGATTTTTATTCTCGTGATCTTACTTGGCCTGGGAGAAGGTATGCGGAAGGGGATTTCTTCGGAATTTGAACGCGATGCTGCCAATATCCTTTATATATGGACAGGTACTACATCTGTGGAGCACAAAGGGCTTAACCCCGGGCGAAATATTAGGCTGAAGAATACCGATTTTCAAACCCCTGCCCAAAAATATGAGAACGAACTGGAATATAAATCTTCTGTGTACAGGATCTGGAATGGAGTAGTGACCTACAAGAAAGAATCGGGATCTTACAGAGTAGAGGGGGTGCTGCCAGATTACCAGTTTCTCGAAAACAGCAGTATGATCCAGGGGCGCTACATCAACTATTCAGATCATGAAAATTATGAAAAGGTAGTAGTGATTGGGAACAGGGTGAGCAATGACCTTTTTAAAGGGAAAGACCCTATTGGACGCTACCTCGAGATTTCAGGAATAAATTTTAAAGTAGTAGGGGTGTTCACAGATCCCGGAGGGGAGCGGGAGGAGAACCGGGTGTATGTGCCTTTATCTACCGGGCAGCGTGTTTTCAATGGTCAGAATTACATCAACAACATGGCCTTTACCCTCGAAAAAGAGGAGAATTTCGATGCAGCACTTGCCGCCTCCAACAAGTTTACTTCAGAATTGGAACAATTCCTGAAAGAGCAGCACAGCATCGCCCCCGAAGATGACAGGGCTGTGATCATCAACAATTCTCTCGAGAACATGAAGCGCTTCTATGATCTTATCAATATGATCAAATTTTTCTTTTGGGGCGTGGGTATTTGTACCATTATCGCAGGAATTGTAGGGGTAAGCAACATCATGCTCATTATTGTAAAAGAGCGAACCCGCGAGATAGGGGTAAGAAAAGCCCTGGGGGCAGAACCCTTGTCGATCATAGGAATGGTTTTGCATGAATCTATTTTTGTAACTGCCATTGCCGGGCTGGTGGGGCTTATAGGAAGTTTAGCCCTGCTAGAATTCGTGGGGCCGCTTATAGAGACAAATTTTATAGCAAATCCGTCGGTTGATTTCCGGGTAGCGCTTACTACAGTGATCATACTTATAGTTGCCGGTGCGCTTGCAGGCTTCTTTCCTGCCTACAGGGCGGCAAAGATCAAACCTATTGTAGCATTAAGAGATGAATAA
- a CDS encoding ABC transporter ATP-binding protein — protein sequence MIEIKDLHKSYKTGSNSLHVLKGINFNVAEGELVSIMGSSGSGKSTLLNILGMLDEADSGTYTLDGVPIKNLNEKIAARYRNKFLGFIFQSFNLINYKTALDNVALPLYYQGMKRRERIERAMAYLDKVGLTPWAQHLPNELSGGQKQRVAIARALASDPKVLLADEPTGALDTATSYEVMDLIQKINEEGRTILIVTHEHDIAEMTKRIVNLKDGLIIDDKKVDQVKALQHV from the coding sequence ATGATTGAAATCAAAGATTTGCATAAATCCTATAAAACTGGAAGTAATTCCCTTCATGTACTTAAGGGAATAAACTTTAATGTTGCCGAAGGGGAACTTGTTTCTATTATGGGGTCTTCGGGCTCTGGCAAATCTACCCTCCTCAACATCCTTGGGATGCTCGATGAAGCCGACAGTGGTACTTACACCCTTGATGGCGTCCCCATTAAAAATCTAAATGAAAAGATTGCTGCCCGTTACCGCAACAAGTTTCTCGGGTTTATCTTTCAGTCATTCAATCTTATCAATTACAAAACTGCGCTCGATAATGTGGCCTTGCCCCTGTACTATCAGGGGATGAAACGCAGGGAGAGAATAGAGCGTGCCATGGCCTACCTTGATAAAGTGGGGCTTACTCCCTGGGCACAACACCTTCCCAATGAATTGTCGGGAGGGCAAAAACAACGAGTTGCGATAGCCAGGGCACTGGCAAGTGATCCAAAAGTGCTGTTGGCCGATGAACCTACCGGAGCCTTAGATACGGCTACTTCTTATGAGGTGATGGATCTCATTCAGAAGATCAATGAAGAGGGGCGAACCATTCTCATAGTTACCCACGAGCATGATATTGCCGAAATGACAAAACGCATCGTCAACCTCAAAGACGGTTTGATTATAGATGATAAAAAAGTAGATCAGGTAAAAGCACTGCAACATGTTTGA
- a CDS encoding DUF420 domain-containing protein: MVNRGADKVMVPTILVVSILVPVAVLILMYLPERYDVLGGSFKNFPLFHAVLNFFTALFLIAGYYAMKKKELVWHRNLMISAFFLSAVFLVSYVISKISNEPVPYGGEGVLRYVYFFILITHILLSAIIVPLVLFTMYRGLTGEVEKHRKIARYTYPVWLYVAVTGVLVYLFMAPYY; encoded by the coding sequence ATGGTAAATAGAGGTGCAGATAAAGTAATGGTACCCACCATTTTGGTGGTGTCTATTTTAGTGCCGGTTGCAGTACTCATCCTGATGTATCTGCCAGAGCGCTATGATGTTTTAGGCGGAAGCTTTAAGAACTTCCCGCTATTTCACGCCGTGCTTAATTTCTTCACTGCCCTGTTTCTTATAGCAGGCTATTACGCAATGAAAAAGAAGGAGCTGGTATGGCATAGAAATCTTATGATCTCAGCCTTTTTTCTTTCCGCTGTATTTTTGGTGAGTTACGTGATATCAAAAATAAGTAACGAGCCAGTGCCTTATGGCGGCGAAGGCGTGCTGCGGTACGTTTACTTCTTTATCCTTATCACTCATATCCTGCTTTCGGCGATTATTGTGCCTCTTGTGTTGTTCACCATGTACCGCGGGCTCACAGGGGAAGTTGAAAAGCACCGAAAAATTGCCCGTTACACTTATCCTGTCTGGCTGTATGTGGCGGTAACCGGGGTGCTGGTGTATTTGTTCATGGCTCCTTATTACTAA
- a CDS encoding SCO family protein yields the protein MKNYSYIGLFLVVVIFGIIVVPEIIDRVNEEEMVSSNRSNGREERAAANMELDYIMVNEERKKVPPFKFVDQHGDTITNKDYEGKVYIAEFFFSTCPTICPIMKENLVEVQEVFAGNDEFGIASFSIDPRHDTPQVLKAYAANNNITHDNWHLLTGKREDIYELANSGFNIYAGEDENAAGGFAHSGYFALVDREGYIRSRKDSFGNPIIYYRGSVPRNAVVEPGEEEPQIDMLIADAKRLVDGK from the coding sequence ATGAAAAATTACTCGTACATAGGCTTATTCCTGGTGGTGGTGATCTTTGGGATCATAGTGGTTCCCGAGATCATTGACAGGGTAAACGAGGAAGAAATGGTTTCCTCAAACCGGTCAAATGGCAGGGAAGAACGCGCTGCCGCCAACATGGAGCTGGATTATATTATGGTGAATGAAGAGCGAAAGAAGGTGCCCCCGTTTAAATTTGTAGATCAGCATGGAGATACCATTACCAACAAAGATTACGAAGGGAAGGTTTACATAGCCGAGTTCTTTTTTTCTACCTGCCCTACCATTTGCCCAATTATGAAAGAAAACCTGGTTGAGGTGCAGGAGGTATTTGCCGGAAATGACGAATTTGGGATAGCTTCCTTTAGTATAGATCCACGTCATGATACTCCGCAGGTGCTCAAAGCCTATGCTGCCAATAATAATATCACCCATGACAACTGGCACTTGTTGACCGGGAAACGGGAAGATATTTACGAGCTTGCCAATTCAGGGTTTAATATCTATGCCGGCGAAGATGAAAATGCCGCGGGTGGTTTTGCGCATTCGGGGTATTTTGCGCTGGTAGACCGTGAGGGGTACATCAGGTCTCGAAAAGACTCTTTTGGGAACCCCATAATTTATTACAGAGGTTCTGTGCCGCGCAATGCCGTGGTGGAGCCAGGTGAGGAAGAGCCTCAAATTGATATGCTTATTGCTGATGCTAAAAGACTTGTAGATGGTAAATAG
- a CDS encoding cytochrome C oxidase subunit IV family protein, translating into MAHDTTHAHESNSKRIWTVFIILSIITLVEVILGIIKPDFLMHTYFVSLKLINWIFIVLTIWKAYYITWAFMHMEGETKGLRRSVVWTAGFLIVYLVFILLTEGDYVHEVMQRGQVAWDF; encoded by the coding sequence ATGGCACACGATACTACACACGCACACGAATCGAATTCAAAAAGGATCTGGACGGTATTTATCATCCTTTCCATCATCACTCTTGTAGAAGTTATTCTGGGGATCATCAAGCCAGACTTCCTGATGCATACCTATTTTGTTAGCTTAAAGCTCATCAACTGGATATTCATTGTTCTTACTATCTGGAAAGCTTATTATATCACCTGGGCATTCATGCACATGGAGGGCGAGACCAAGGGGTTAAGGCGCTCTGTGGTCTGGACGGCAGGTTTTCTTATTGTTTACCTTGTCTTTATACTTCTTACTGAAGGAGATTATGTTCACGAGGTAATGCAGCGGGGGCAGGTTGCCTGGGATTTCTAA